A genomic region of Dreissena polymorpha isolate Duluth1 chromosome 4, UMN_Dpol_1.0, whole genome shotgun sequence contains the following coding sequences:
- the LOC127877742 gene encoding uncharacterized protein LOC127877742 isoform X1 — MEFSLNRRSFCWHTMMGDESSVGKSPRNKKRAANDDGNELHRMVRRLHKKIDKLTEKVDSIQKQCIVIQPSDVRNHSSEKKGLADQCPVCGNHQDILKVGIQQVLKTVRNVTVDRDTEENDVETSEDSSSDDDDNEEEEEVEEGYDDDGDFETPASKREVSIMRVDVADNGHINLHSTPSKELADSHSNIQESNTQSEGLPLGINTADVGAKSGKGKPFEKEDITRHKEDGTATPTPRKLDASTAETSTTNESERSVTEGHTTNNRTKPTALNFTIVSSSRTDAPDATESSSDKRPMPYKFLRKLTTTFEEDNRHGYNYRYVLSDKQDKGKTYGIASSSKPNVSPKSQPPTASPLRKYHGSVDNRLSQDTREVPNHGSISFSNRDLVLNGPRKIEKPFDEPSKPFESDTNDGMVTDAFLSSLLQTCAESAECCGDVKSQGTDTAICLDLSGSMEGEPLQEAKDAILRLLDGIEKNSIEHELEENVSLVTFGKKNAVLQHLTNNYDLIRNQLDNLTTGETSPLWLGLALCLTELTKRGGNLRLNHVTVRPRIIVISDGFVTEKQKLYGKDVMNSNDMANREIQELHDLLVSKWDVLHGIDCLLVNPSSCQDILAKVSNNRVFNVEHVDYLVEHFRVQMALDTYIENIKAGRQSHDQAKEELQNTDFHPLSKVEMSTNIDNFKPKEQEKAHTLREHERSKTQTEQASVDDVKTQEHMKTTKEKQSDGNFTEKNRMGSQSVKTEGTEVHNNHEMLNSARDLTRNVAEGSQTHEHQAKASDDSKTENGAKSRSTRSKVLKLREEPIQEENIPLNHAGSEETEVDKASVEDEIDEVAELDFATPVKANPNWEEARKRLNQIGKVIGKRQNGYLPIIWENGDEEKCRYGVSGQYDVKPTEEKYVDHSIMKIGAVVERGPDWKWKDQDGGPGNPGVVTKIDGSVVYVLWIHGVRGNYSYGYRNKYHVKLVEKVKGSYFCFISQGQSNVSNFSYVHHNNKL, encoded by the exons ATGGAATTCAGTTTGAATAGACGCAGCTTTTGTTGGCATACAA TGATGGGTGACGAATCAAGTGTGGGTAAAAGCCCCCGAAATAAGAAACGTGCAGCAAATGATGATGGCAATGAGTTGCATCGTATGGTCCGCAGATTGCATAAAAAG ATCGACAAATTAACTGAAAAGGTAGATTCTATCCAGAAGCAATGTATTGTAATTCAACCCAGTGATGtgagaaatcattcttctgaaaAGAAAGGATTAGCTGACCAATGTCCTGTTTGCGGTAACCATCAAGATATTTTAAAAGTTGGGATTCAACAAGTCCTGAAGACAGTACGGAACGTAACTGTCGATAGAGATACTGAAGAAAATGACGTAGAAACAAGTGAGGATAGCAGCAGCGACGATGATGACAACGAGGAAGAGGAGGAGGTGGAGGAAGGGTATGACGATGATGGAGATTTTGAGACACCAGCTAGTAAGAGGGAGGTCTCTATAATGAGGGTTGATGTCGCGGACAACGGACACATTAATTTACATTCAACACCTTCGAAGGAATTGGCAGATAGTCACAGTAATATTCAAGAGAGTAATACGCAGTCTGAGGGTTTGCCTCTCGGTATAAACACTGCGGACGTCGGAGCTAAATCAGGAAAGGGAAAACCTTTCGAAAAGGAAGACATAACTCGACACAAGGAAGACGGTACAGCGACCCCCACACCACGAAAACTAGATGCAAGTACGGCAGAAACATCAACGACTAATGAGAGCGAAAGAAGTGTCACAGAAGGACACACTACAAATAACAGGACAAAACCAACAGCCTTGAACTTCACTATTGTCTCATCCTCCAGAACAGATGCGCCTGATGCAACAGAAAGTTCATCAGATAAGAGACCTATGCCATATAAGTTTTTACGTAAACTAACAACCACATTTGAAGAGGATAATCGACACGGATACAATTACAGATATGTTCTCTCAGATAAGC AAGACAAAGGGAAAACATATGGGATTGCAAGCTCAAGTAAACCAAATGTCTCGCCCAAAAGCCAGCCTCCAACAGCATCTCCCCTGAGGAAGTACCACGGCTCTGTTGACAACag ACTCAGTCAAGACACACGCGAAGTTCCTAATCATGGATCAATATCATTTTCGAATAGAGATTTAGTCTTAAACGGTCCGAGAAAAATCGAGAAGCCTTTCGACGAGCCGTCCAAGCCATTCGAATCAG ATACTAACGATGGAATGGTTACTGATGCTTTTCTGTCTTCATTGCTACAAACGTGTGCTGAATCag CTGAATGTTGCGGTGATGTGAAGTCACAGGGCACAGATACTGCAATTTGCCTAGACTTGTCCGGAAGCATGGAGGGTGAACCTTTGCAAGAGGCAAAGGATGCGATCTTGCGGCTATTAGATG GAATTGAAAAGAACTCTATCGAACACGAGCTGGAAGAAAATGTTTCCTTGGTAACATTCGGCAAGAAGAATGCCGTACTACAACATTTGACAAACAACTACGATTTGATCCGCAATCAGCTCG ACAACCTTACCACTGGTGAAACATCGCCGTTGTGGCTGGGATTGGCACTGTGTCTTACGGAGCTGACCAAGCGAG GTGGGAATCTAAGACTTAACCACGTGACCGTTCGCCCAAGGATAATCGTAATATCTGACGGGTTTGTGACTGAAAAACAAAAGTTGTATGGGAAGGATGTCATGAACTCAAATGATATG GCGAACCGAGAAATCCAAGAATTGCATGACCTTCTTGTTTCGAAATGGGACGTTCTTCATGGAATCGACTGCTTGCTCGTGAATCCAAGTTCTTGTCag GACATTTTGGCGAAGGTCTCAAATAACAGAGTATTTAACGTTGAACACGTGGATTATTTAGTAGAACACTTCCGAGTGCAG atGGCACTGGACacatatatagaaaatataaaagCCGGTAGACAAAGTCACGATCAGGCGAAAGAAGAACTACAGAATACTGATTTTCATCCTTTATCCAAGGTAg AGatgtcaacaaatattgacaacttTAAGCCTAAAGAGCAAGAGAAGGCGCACACGTTAAGGGAACACGAACGCTCTAAGACACAGACGGAACAAGCGTCCGTTGATGATGTTAAAACGCAGGAACACATGAAAACCACGAAAGAAAAACAATCGGATGGAAATTTTACCGAGAAAAACCGTATGGGCTCTCAAAGTGTGAAAACCGAAGGCACGGAAGTTCACAACAATCACGAAATGCTTAATTCGGCGAGAGACCTTACGCGCAATGTTGCTGAAGGCAGCCAAACACATGAACATCAAGCCAAGGCGTCTGATGATTCAAAAACCGAAAATGGCGCCAAATCGCGTTCAACGCGATCTAAAGTTTTAAAACTCCGCGAAGAACCAATTCAAGAAGAAAACATTCCACTGAATCATGCCGGATCCGAGGAAACAGAAGTTGACAAAGCATCGGTCGAAGATGAAATCGACGAAGTGGCTGAACTCGACTTTGCGACGCCTGTGAAAGCGAATCCGAATTGGGAGGAGGCTCGTAAACGTCTTAACCAGATTGGCAAAGTGATTGGAAAACGGCAGAATG GATATCTGCCCATTATCTGGGAGAATGGCGACGAAGAAAAGTGTCGGTATGGAGTCTCTGGTCAGTACGACGTTAAACCTACAGAGGAGAAGTATGTCGACCATTCCATAATGAAAATCGGAGCGGTGGTTGAACGAG GCCCCGACTGGAAGTGGAAGGACCAGGATGGAGGGCCGGGCAATCCCGGAGTAGTCACTAAAATTGATGGCAGCGTCGTTTAT GTCCTATGGATTCACGGTGTACGGGGAAATTACAGCTACGGTTACAGAAATAAGTATCACGTAAAACTTGT cgAAAAAGTGAAAGGTTCGTATTTCTGCTTTATTTCGCAAGGGCAAAGTAATGTATCAAATTTTAGTTATGTCCATCATAACAACAAATTatga
- the LOC127877742 gene encoding uncharacterized protein LOC127877742 isoform X2 yields the protein MGDESSVGKSPRNKKRAANDDGNELHRMVRRLHKKIDKLTEKVDSIQKQCIVIQPSDVRNHSSEKKGLADQCPVCGNHQDILKVGIQQVLKTVRNVTVDRDTEENDVETSEDSSSDDDDNEEEEEVEEGYDDDGDFETPASKREVSIMRVDVADNGHINLHSTPSKELADSHSNIQESNTQSEGLPLGINTADVGAKSGKGKPFEKEDITRHKEDGTATPTPRKLDASTAETSTTNESERSVTEGHTTNNRTKPTALNFTIVSSSRTDAPDATESSSDKRPMPYKFLRKLTTTFEEDNRHGYNYRYVLSDKQDKGKTYGIASSSKPNVSPKSQPPTASPLRKYHGSVDNRLSQDTREVPNHGSISFSNRDLVLNGPRKIEKPFDEPSKPFESDTNDGMVTDAFLSSLLQTCAESAECCGDVKSQGTDTAICLDLSGSMEGEPLQEAKDAILRLLDGIEKNSIEHELEENVSLVTFGKKNAVLQHLTNNYDLIRNQLDNLTTGETSPLWLGLALCLTELTKRGGNLRLNHVTVRPRIIVISDGFVTEKQKLYGKDVMNSNDMANREIQELHDLLVSKWDVLHGIDCLLVNPSSCQDILAKVSNNRVFNVEHVDYLVEHFRVQMALDTYIENIKAGRQSHDQAKEELQNTDFHPLSKVEMSTNIDNFKPKEQEKAHTLREHERSKTQTEQASVDDVKTQEHMKTTKEKQSDGNFTEKNRMGSQSVKTEGTEVHNNHEMLNSARDLTRNVAEGSQTHEHQAKASDDSKTENGAKSRSTRSKVLKLREEPIQEENIPLNHAGSEETEVDKASVEDEIDEVAELDFATPVKANPNWEEARKRLNQIGKVIGKRQNGYLPIIWENGDEEKCRYGVSGQYDVKPTEEKYVDHSIMKIGAVVERGPDWKWKDQDGGPGNPGVVTKIDGSVVYVLWIHGVRGNYSYGYRNKYHVKLVEKVKGSYFCFISQGQSNVSNFSYVHHNNKL from the exons ATGGGTGACGAATCAAGTGTGGGTAAAAGCCCCCGAAATAAGAAACGTGCAGCAAATGATGATGGCAATGAGTTGCATCGTATGGTCCGCAGATTGCATAAAAAG ATCGACAAATTAACTGAAAAGGTAGATTCTATCCAGAAGCAATGTATTGTAATTCAACCCAGTGATGtgagaaatcattcttctgaaaAGAAAGGATTAGCTGACCAATGTCCTGTTTGCGGTAACCATCAAGATATTTTAAAAGTTGGGATTCAACAAGTCCTGAAGACAGTACGGAACGTAACTGTCGATAGAGATACTGAAGAAAATGACGTAGAAACAAGTGAGGATAGCAGCAGCGACGATGATGACAACGAGGAAGAGGAGGAGGTGGAGGAAGGGTATGACGATGATGGAGATTTTGAGACACCAGCTAGTAAGAGGGAGGTCTCTATAATGAGGGTTGATGTCGCGGACAACGGACACATTAATTTACATTCAACACCTTCGAAGGAATTGGCAGATAGTCACAGTAATATTCAAGAGAGTAATACGCAGTCTGAGGGTTTGCCTCTCGGTATAAACACTGCGGACGTCGGAGCTAAATCAGGAAAGGGAAAACCTTTCGAAAAGGAAGACATAACTCGACACAAGGAAGACGGTACAGCGACCCCCACACCACGAAAACTAGATGCAAGTACGGCAGAAACATCAACGACTAATGAGAGCGAAAGAAGTGTCACAGAAGGACACACTACAAATAACAGGACAAAACCAACAGCCTTGAACTTCACTATTGTCTCATCCTCCAGAACAGATGCGCCTGATGCAACAGAAAGTTCATCAGATAAGAGACCTATGCCATATAAGTTTTTACGTAAACTAACAACCACATTTGAAGAGGATAATCGACACGGATACAATTACAGATATGTTCTCTCAGATAAGC AAGACAAAGGGAAAACATATGGGATTGCAAGCTCAAGTAAACCAAATGTCTCGCCCAAAAGCCAGCCTCCAACAGCATCTCCCCTGAGGAAGTACCACGGCTCTGTTGACAACag ACTCAGTCAAGACACACGCGAAGTTCCTAATCATGGATCAATATCATTTTCGAATAGAGATTTAGTCTTAAACGGTCCGAGAAAAATCGAGAAGCCTTTCGACGAGCCGTCCAAGCCATTCGAATCAG ATACTAACGATGGAATGGTTACTGATGCTTTTCTGTCTTCATTGCTACAAACGTGTGCTGAATCag CTGAATGTTGCGGTGATGTGAAGTCACAGGGCACAGATACTGCAATTTGCCTAGACTTGTCCGGAAGCATGGAGGGTGAACCTTTGCAAGAGGCAAAGGATGCGATCTTGCGGCTATTAGATG GAATTGAAAAGAACTCTATCGAACACGAGCTGGAAGAAAATGTTTCCTTGGTAACATTCGGCAAGAAGAATGCCGTACTACAACATTTGACAAACAACTACGATTTGATCCGCAATCAGCTCG ACAACCTTACCACTGGTGAAACATCGCCGTTGTGGCTGGGATTGGCACTGTGTCTTACGGAGCTGACCAAGCGAG GTGGGAATCTAAGACTTAACCACGTGACCGTTCGCCCAAGGATAATCGTAATATCTGACGGGTTTGTGACTGAAAAACAAAAGTTGTATGGGAAGGATGTCATGAACTCAAATGATATG GCGAACCGAGAAATCCAAGAATTGCATGACCTTCTTGTTTCGAAATGGGACGTTCTTCATGGAATCGACTGCTTGCTCGTGAATCCAAGTTCTTGTCag GACATTTTGGCGAAGGTCTCAAATAACAGAGTATTTAACGTTGAACACGTGGATTATTTAGTAGAACACTTCCGAGTGCAG atGGCACTGGACacatatatagaaaatataaaagCCGGTAGACAAAGTCACGATCAGGCGAAAGAAGAACTACAGAATACTGATTTTCATCCTTTATCCAAGGTAg AGatgtcaacaaatattgacaacttTAAGCCTAAAGAGCAAGAGAAGGCGCACACGTTAAGGGAACACGAACGCTCTAAGACACAGACGGAACAAGCGTCCGTTGATGATGTTAAAACGCAGGAACACATGAAAACCACGAAAGAAAAACAATCGGATGGAAATTTTACCGAGAAAAACCGTATGGGCTCTCAAAGTGTGAAAACCGAAGGCACGGAAGTTCACAACAATCACGAAATGCTTAATTCGGCGAGAGACCTTACGCGCAATGTTGCTGAAGGCAGCCAAACACATGAACATCAAGCCAAGGCGTCTGATGATTCAAAAACCGAAAATGGCGCCAAATCGCGTTCAACGCGATCTAAAGTTTTAAAACTCCGCGAAGAACCAATTCAAGAAGAAAACATTCCACTGAATCATGCCGGATCCGAGGAAACAGAAGTTGACAAAGCATCGGTCGAAGATGAAATCGACGAAGTGGCTGAACTCGACTTTGCGACGCCTGTGAAAGCGAATCCGAATTGGGAGGAGGCTCGTAAACGTCTTAACCAGATTGGCAAAGTGATTGGAAAACGGCAGAATG GATATCTGCCCATTATCTGGGAGAATGGCGACGAAGAAAAGTGTCGGTATGGAGTCTCTGGTCAGTACGACGTTAAACCTACAGAGGAGAAGTATGTCGACCATTCCATAATGAAAATCGGAGCGGTGGTTGAACGAG GCCCCGACTGGAAGTGGAAGGACCAGGATGGAGGGCCGGGCAATCCCGGAGTAGTCACTAAAATTGATGGCAGCGTCGTTTAT GTCCTATGGATTCACGGTGTACGGGGAAATTACAGCTACGGTTACAGAAATAAGTATCACGTAAAACTTGT cgAAAAAGTGAAAGGTTCGTATTTCTGCTTTATTTCGCAAGGGCAAAGTAATGTATCAAATTTTAGTTATGTCCATCATAACAACAAATTatga